A DNA window from Anastrepha ludens isolate Willacy chromosome 6, idAnaLude1.1, whole genome shotgun sequence contains the following coding sequences:
- the LOC128866709 gene encoding uncharacterized protein LOC128866709, translating into MDHHWESTNIEADLPPFAVQAGHDSDGAPIYVGRAYHKGDVVVAKIVPNKHQAYVAWGGEEVNKHDFEVLVGHHYHWVPDANGSVPPGAVSCGLTSLGEPLYVGRGFHADSLTPGKVHPSQGCLYIGFGGEEVSLSNYEVLVRN; encoded by the coding sequence ACCACCACTGGGAATCGACAAATATCGAAGCAGATTTGCCACCATTCGCCGTGCAAGCCGGTCACGATTCAGATGGTGCCCCAATCTACGTTGGTCGCGCATACCACAAGGGTGATGTAGTGGTTGCAAAAATTGTACCCAACAAGCATCAAGCATACGTCGCTTGGGGCGGTGAAGAGGTGAACAAACATGATTTTGAAGTATTGGTTGGCCATCACTATCATTGGGTCCCCGATGCCAATGGCTCAGTGCCGCCAGGCGCTGTCAGCTGTGGCTTAACAagccttggtgaaccattgtaTGTTGGTCGTGGATTTCACGCCGACAGTTTGACACCCGGTAAGGTCCATCCATCGCAGGGGTGTTTGTATATTGGATTTGGAGGTGAAGAAGTGTCCCTGAGCAACTATGAGGTGTTGGTGCGCAATTAA
- the LOC128867599 gene encoding uncharacterized protein LOC128867599 yields the protein MAEHTWVSTNIYSDLPPFAIHAGHDSDGDPIYVGRAYHNGDILPAKIVPNKHQAYVAWGGEEINKQDVEVLTGHHYCWVPSGGGNVPPHALRVGQTGDGEPLYIGRGHWQGSLTPGKVHPSHGCLYIPYGGCEQKLDNYEVLVQPETWVNSSGNNIVPGTVHAGHDADGDDMYVGRAYHEGDLLPAKVVPNKGCAYVAYGGREVVKHDFELLAGYGYGWVPDANGSVPPGAVICGRTSDGEPLYIGRAHYCGSLTPGKIHPSHGRLYIPFGGQEVTLTSYEVLVRA from the exons ATGG CCGAACACACATGGGTTTCCACAAACATTTACAGTGATCTGCCACCTTTCGCCATACATGCTGGCCACGATTCGGACGGTGATCCGATCTATGTTGGACGCGCCTATCACAATGGCGACATATTACCTGCCAAAATCGTGCCCAACAAACATCAAGCGTACGTCGCGTGGGGCGGCGAAGAGATCAACAAGCAAGACGTCGAAGTACTGACTGGTCATCATTACTGCTGGGTTCCTTCAGGTGGTGGTAATGTGCCACCACATGCATTGCGCGTCGGTCAGACCGGCGATGGCGAACCTCTTTACATTGGTCGTGGCCATTGGCAAGGCAGTCTGACACCCGGCAAAGTGCACCCATCTCATGGTTGTCTCTACATTCCGTATGGCGGTTGCGAACAGAAGCTCGATAACTACGAAGTGCTTGTACAACCTGAAACCTGGGTGAACTCGTCTGGCAACAACATTGTACCTGGCACCGTACACGCCGGTCATGATGCTGACGGTGATGATATGTACGTGGGGCGCGCCTACCATGAGGGTGATCTATTGCCGGCAAAAGTTGTTCCAAACAAGGGTTGCGCATACGTTGCGTATGGTGGTCGTGAGGTTGTAAAGCATGACTTTGAGTTGTTAGCCGGTTACGGCTATGGTTGGGTACCCGATGCAAACGGTTCGGTACCTCCAGGCGCTGTTATTTGTGGACGTACCAGCGACGGTGAACCATTGTATATTGGCCGCGCACACTATTGCGGCAGTTTGACACCTGGCAAGATTCATCCATCGCATGGCCGCTTATACATTCCGTTTGGTGGTCAGGAAGTAACTCTCACAAGCTATGAGGTGTTGGTGCGCGCTTAA
- the LOC128867598 gene encoding tigger transposable element-derived protein 4-like: MLKWLLVARGKNLPLSGPLLKQKAKDFAEALGHHEFEASTGWLDKFKSRHGVIQKTLCGESADTNIENRDEWVTNVLPKLIENYNINDIFNADETALFFKCLPTKTLAFKNEKCFGGKQSKERITVLVGSNMTGSEKLKLLVIGKAKNPRYFKGIKSLGVDYEFNKKAWMTSEIFTKWIVKLDKKLCDQNRKVLFFVDNCKLRNIHLAYFPPNMTSLLQPMDQGIIYNMKQHYRKRILTNILTQVDEGNSVMAIDLLQAVRNLSNIWNVYVKPETVANCFKKAGFSKDVMQIPFEHWDEEDLLLISD, translated from the coding sequence atgctgaaatggttactcgttgcacgtggtaagaatctccctttatctggaccattattgaagcaaaaggccaaagattttgcggaagcactaggacaccacgaatttgaggcaagtacaggttggttagacaaattcaaaagtcggcatggcgttattcaaaagacattatgtggggaaagtgctgacaccaacatagaaaaccgtgatgaatgggtgacgaacgtcttaccgaaattaattgaaaattacaacattaacgacatttttaatgccgacgagactgctttgtttttcaaatgcttgccaactaaaacactggcattcaaaaatgaaaaatgctttggtgggaagcaaagcaaggagagaataactgtcctggtgggaagcaatatgactggatcagaaaagctaaaattgctggtaatcggaaaggccaaaaatccgaggtacttcaagggaataaaatctttaggtgtcgattatgagtttaacaaaaaagcatggatgaccagtgagatttttacgaaatggattgtaaaactcgacaaaaaactttgtgatcaaaacagaaaggtgttgttttttgttgataactgcaagttgagaaacattcatctcgcttattttcctcccaacatgacttcgttactgcaaccaatggaccaaggcattatctacaacatgaaacaacattacagaaaacgaattttaacgaatatattgactcaagtggatgagggaaattctgttatggccatagacttgctgcaagcagttcgaaatcttagcaatatatggaatgtctatgttaaaccagaaacagttgccaactgttttaaaaaggctggattttcaaaagatgttatgcagattccatttgagcattgggatgaagaggaccttcttttAATATCGGATTAG